Part of the Prunus dulcis chromosome 8, ALMONDv2, whole genome shotgun sequence genome is shown below.
TCTTCTCAACGTGTCAACCTTGTGTTGTAACTTTGTAACGCAGTAGTAGTGTTTTAGAGATGGAGGTAGGCTCTGTATTGCAGCCTGAGTCTGCACATTTGAGGATGGATCAGAACTGGTTGACTGTCCTGACAAATTAATGGGTCCAGATGGAGAAATAGATTCAATGGAAATGACTTTTTTGGCTTGGATGAGAAGTGGATCGTGCCCCCAGCTCCTGGCTGCCCGTATCACTGAAAATGGTACTGTGGCAGAAACCAGAACAGTCTGACGCTCAGCCCGCTTGGCAAGGGAGCCTTTTGGTCCACGTGACTCTCCACTGGATTTCCTCCCAACATGTTCCAATATCCGGTGCATGTCCTCCCGAAAATTAAATGAAAGCAGTTGATCAACCTCATCTAAGACCAAGAAACGGCAGCCATGGGTGTGAAGCTTCCCAGCTGCACTAATCTCCGAAATCCTTCCCGGGGTCCCAACAACAATGCAAGGTTTATTTTTCCTCAGTGCTTCTTCCTGTCTTGATCGATTTGCACCCCCTACAAGCTGCTGAACtacttttttgtttgcagGTCCTAATATCTTCTCAAACTCTCTCACAATTTGCATACCCAGCTCCCTCGAAGGAGCCACAATTACTGCTTCTATGTCTGTTTTCTTCCCAGgttcaccatcaccatcaccatcagaTGTTCTCGTCTTTAGCGGGCCAACTTCAGAGAGGATGGGAAGAAGATAAGCCAATGTTTTTCCTGAGCCTGTGTAAGATTGAATCACAACATCATGATCTTTAAGAATTGTTGGAATTGCAGTGGCTTGAACATCAGTTGGAGTCTTGAAGCCTTCCTTCTCTAACCTCTCTATCAACAAAGGTGGAAGCCCAAGCTCAAAAAATGATTTAGCATTAAAGATAGTCGAATCTATTTCAAGCGATCTGTGTTGCCCAGCTGCCTTGACTACATGGCTTCTCACCACCTTGGCTTTACTTTTGGGGACTTCTGTAAGAGAATTCAGCAGCTTGGCTTCATTGATTTTCCCAGTCTCTACTGTTTCATGATCATTTTTGAAGCCGAGGCTTGCAAGACTCAGACTACAAACACTTCTATGGAACCAAGCATTCCTAGAAACATGTGGAAACTTATGGAAGGATAGAGACTCTCCAAAAAGGAGCAACCTTGGAGAGATCAATGCCGGCATCTTTAGGAGGTCCCAAGTCCCAACAagtaattactaattaaataccATCTGATTGAACTAAGGCTGCAAATTCAGATTCGAGAAGAAACAAGAACTGGATGATAAGGATGGAACCACATGAACAGATAATTAACTAAATAGCTATCAGAAAAATAGAAATCCATACACTCGATCTGACATTTTAAGAAATAGCAAATGCACCCTAATAATGGATTAATAATCTTCTACTAGTTAGAAAACAAACAGCATCAAATAAGAAACTTCATGACCAAATGTAATATCAGTAAGCTTCAACAGAGACAAGAACACATAAGATTACACATAAACACAAGAGACTACACACAAACACAAGAACACATAAGactatatatacacacaaacGAACACAAAGCCAAAAGcacataaattatatttacaGCTGCAGaaagaacaaacaaacaaacaaaagaagctCAGCAACACAGAAAACTGACTGGATACCAGTGAATGTGACATTTCTCAACAGAACAGAGCAAACATTATGATATAATATCCCATTAGAAATTAAACCCTcaactagaaaaagaaaacggaAATGAAGAAATACCTTTCAGGGTTAAGTCATCAGAGTTGAAGCAACCTAAGAAAAACTGAAGAAGAATAAGATAGGCAGGGCAGAAGAATTTGATGCAGACCACAGGTTTTACTGAAGAAGACCCACTCGAGGTTCAGAAGGGGGGGACTGCGGGAGGAGAGGGCTACTGGGTTCAAGGAGATAAGGATGGGCTTGGGCGGCTGGGGGTGGGTTTTGGGCTACTGGGTCttaaaagaaacacaaaaataaacaaagctTTTGGGTTGATTAAGAAATATTTTGTCACCCACACAAATCTTTTAAGCCATCTCCAGGTGGGGAAGGCTACATTTAGCCttctaaaaataattttataagaaaaagtGTCATGTTATATTTTAACCGTTTTTAGGAGCAAATGGTTAAATTTAAtgctttaataatttttagtatattatatatatttattagttaatttaattaaactactatttatACCCTctttaaaatacattttagaagagaaaaatattttgggaTGTGATTTTTGACATCCACGTGTCGGCAAGTGATTAGCCCTATAGATTTATGATTagattttttcttgttctaaaaacaacataaaaattaatttaaatataaaaaagataaagatagtttgtaagaaaatgaagagaTTGTGAGAAATTATGTAAAAGGATGAAATTGAGGATTGATAATATGTAAAATGATGAAGATGCTGTGAGAAATTATGTAAGAATGAGGTAAGTAtttataccccaaaaaaaaatgaatttttttatataaaaaaatcatttttttttaattataaaaaaattgaaaattataaaaaaaattataaaaaaaaaaaaaagaaaactggcTCACATCACCTAACAGCTAGGTGACGGCTAGGCTCCATCCAAATAATTAGACCAGGCTAATTAAAGGGTCGCATGTGGCCCTCAATTTAGGAATTGGCCGTTTGTGTAacactctctttttttttttttttggatgacacaGGGGGGAAAAAGACCCCAAGCAGAACCTACACAACAGGAACAAAACGGGATCTAGAGACCCCAGTCCTATCCATAACCAAAGCTGCTTCAGCCCAAAGAGGCATAGAGTCAAACCAACACACGCCTAAGTCCAGATTATAGCTAGCATTAGCCAAACAGTCAGCCAAGCAGTTCTGCTCACGATAAACATGCTGAAGATCACAATCACGGATCAGCTTTATAAAATCCCAGCAACTAGCTAACAGACCAGCAAGAGGGTGGCCACCAAAAGTATCAGGACTCTTCATGAGATGCACAACAAGAGCTGAATCCATATCAATCACAAGATTAGAGATCCCACGTGCTACAGCAAGCTGCAAACCAAAAAACAGCCCCCATAGCTCAGCTTCCAAAATCTGACCAGTCCCCAAATTCACAGAAAAACCACCAATCCAATCTCCCATGGAATCACGGATAACACCCCCAGCACCAATTGCCCCAGACCAAGGCTTACAAGTACCATCCACGTTTAATTTAAAAGCTCCAATCCCAGGATGCACCCAAGCAAGCTCCACCTGAATTTTAGTAGAATTGGCCATAACACAATTGATAGAATGAAGCCAATCATTCACAGCAAATTGAATAATCTTCTGAGGACAATTAGGCAACTCCTTCTGCTCAGCAAAAATCATATGGTTCCTCCACTTCCAGATAAACCAGCaagtaaaaacaaacacaatgTGCCACGGGATGTCAGCCCCCCAAAAAGCCTTAGCACCAAGATTACCTAAGAGCCAAGGCATAACATCAGCATGAGAAAGGGCAGAAACTTTTCTTGGCAAGCCAACAACCCGCCAAACCTCTTTGGCCCTAGGGCAATCGCGCAAGAGATGCACAATAGACTCCGAAAACCCATCACAAAAACTACAGGCTGGGTCACTAGTTAACTGCCATCTAGCACGTAGTTCATTTGTCAAAATTCTCCCTTGCAAAACTAGCCAAAAGAAGATTTTTAGCTTAGGAGGAATCCTAAGTTTCCAGAGGATGTCCAAACCAAGGTGAGACCTCCCATAATTCCTGAAAAAAAGACCATAGGCAGATTTAACAGAAAACATCCCATCTGAGGTGGCACTCCAAATCTGGGTATCCTGCAAATTACTCCCAGCTCCAATAGGAAAATTAATAATCCTTTGTACAATTTCTTCAGTCACAACACCTCTCAATTTATCAATATCCCACCatctgtttttaaaaaaactatcCACAGTACAATCCTGCTCAACAGCATTTAGCACACCTTCATGGTGCAGCAAAGGACCCTCATGGAGCCAGTGATCCTTCCAAAACAAAGCCTTATCACCTCGACCAAGCCTCCAACTCATACCTTGTCTAAGAAGCTGGGCACCATACATAATACCTTTCCAAGTAGAAGAGCTATCCTTCTTACATAGaagggaaggattaagaatgGACTGGCCTTTTAAATACTTAGCTTCAAACATCTTGACCCATAAACCCTGATCATTGTTATGAATTCTCCAACCAATCTTAGCAAGCAGAGCTTGATTCAGATTGGCAGAAACCTTGAGGCCTAGACCACCCTTATTCTTAGGCCTGCAGACCAAATCCCACTGACAGAGATGAACCTTGTGCTTTGCATCagttccaccccaaaagaaATTCCTATTAAGCTTGTCCAACTCCTCACAAGTACTCATAGGCAACTTAGCAGTCTGCATTGCATACACAGGCATAGCAGACATGACAGCTTGAATCAAAGTGGTTCGACCAGCAAAAGAGAGCAACTTACTCTTCCATGAAGCCAATCTCTTATGCACCTTGTCCACAATAC
Proteins encoded:
- the LOC117638275 gene encoding DEAD-box ATP-dependent RNA helicase 47A; translation: MPALISPRLLLFGESLSFHKFPHVSRNAWFHRSVCSLSLASLGFKNDHETVETGKINEAKLLNSLTEVPKSKAKVVRSHVVKAAGQHRSLEIDSTIFNAKSFFELGLPPLLIERLEKEGFKTPTDVQATAIPTILKDHDVVIQSYTGSGKTLAYLLPILSEVGPLKTRTSDGDGDGEPGKKTDIEAVIVAPSRELGMQIVREFEKILGPANKKVVQQLVGGANRSRQEEALRKNKPCIVVGTPGRISEISAAGKLHTHGCRFLVLDEVDQLLSFNFREDMHRILEHVGRKSSGESRGPKGSLAKRAERQTVLVSATVPFSVIRAARSWGHDPLLIQAKKVISIESISPSGPINLSGQSTSSDPSSNVQTQAAIQSLPPSLKHYYCVTKLQHKVDTLRRCVHALDAKSVIVFMNHTKQLKDTVFKLEARGMIAAELHGDLGKLGRTTTLKKFKNGEVRILVTNELSARGLDVAECDLVVNLDLPTDSIHYAHRAGRTGRLGRKGTVVTICEESEVFVVKKLQRQLSVPIATCEFTEGKFVITKEEKALPALR